In Indioceanicola profundi, the genomic stretch CTGACTGGGTTACCAAAGCTCCAGGGAATGCCGGGCACGATCTTCTCGACGCGTTCGGCCTTGCTGTCGAACAGGACGATGTCGCTGTAGGGATGCGTCAGCCCGGCTATGAGACTGGTACCCGGCACCTGCGACAGGGCGATGATGCCCTGGTGCCGGACCACCACCCCGTCCGGAAGGCGGCTGCTGATGTCGTCCAACCTGTCGGCGGCGATATCATAGGCATAGAGGTGTGCTCCCCGGTATTCCGGCAGCCCGTCGATGGCGCCTTTGAAGTCGTGGAATCCCTGGGACCCCATGATCATTCTGCCGTCCACCTCCAGCATGCGGGTATGGCCCTTGGGGATTTCCTCGCCCGACCGGAGATTTCCGGCCGCTGCCGATGCGTCCATAAAACTGCCGAGAAAGCGGCGCTCGCCGGTGGCAGGATCGTAGCGGAACACCAAAAAGTCCTCCCGCCCGTCCGGCCGCAGGCTGGTGAAGCCGATATAAACCCGCCCCTGCCCGTCCATTCCCATGGCATTCCAGGATTGCTGCAGGATGAATCCCTCGGGCGCGATGTCGTCGAAGGAGATCACCGTGGTCGAAAGCTCCGACCGCACCTGCCCTGCTTCGCTTCCAGCAGATGCGCCATCAACACCCAGCAGCGCCAGAACGGCGATGAACGCCGCGATCATGCTTCTCATACCCGATCCCACGCCAATCATTGCCGGCTGAACGGCCCCCCACACGGCGGGACCTGTCCTGGACAACGCCGGAACATGTGCCAGGGCTCCCAAACCGCAGGTGACCGTGTTGCGGGTCCGTCGCAAGAAGCACGAAGGGCGGCCGAACGGCCGCCCTTGCATTCTCCCGAAGTGGCGAACTTCAGAGCAGGAAATCGGACGCCTGGAGATCCAGCCCCTGTCCGACGACGGTGATCAGCAGGTCGGCCCTCCCGTCACCATCCAAATCGCCGGAAACGAGGAAGCTGTTCCGCCCGTCCGAAGCCTCACCGCGCGTGATCTGCAGCCGTCCCGCGGCCCCTTCGCCGAAATGGAAGGAGCCGGCCTCTCTGAGATTGATCTTGTCGCCTTCTTGGCTGCTGAAATCCTCGATCCGGTCATGCCCTCCGAGGTCGCTGAAGACGAACAGATCGCTGCCGCCGCCGCCGATGAGAATGTCGTCGCCTTCCAGACCGTTGAGAATATCGCTCCCGGCATTGCCGGTCAGCCTGTTGGC encodes the following:
- a CDS encoding NHL repeat-containing protein; this translates as MRSMIAAFIAVLALLGVDGASAGSEAGQVRSELSTTVISFDDIAPEGFILQQSWNAMGMDGQGRVYIGFTSLRPDGREDFLVFRYDPATGERRFLGSFMDASAAAGNLRSGEEIPKGHTRMLEVDGRMIMGSQGFHDFKGAIDGLPEYRGAHLYAYDIAADRLDDISSRLPDGVVVRHQGIIALSQVPGTSLIAGLTHPYSDIVLFDSKAERVEKIVPGIPWSFGNPVSREIVATSGGRIYTYRGTEDPTHRGATHPIWEFDPATGSMAPTPFTATGGFWNGQTWTGDGRTIYLSTVNGELYRLDTDSGEFSHLGHFLPKKDFDAGVRVNSLYGIILSADEQRIYGIPQTNRGWTSNLYAYEIESGAVTLVREVEQAIYTGSHMRDGHGNIYFAKFGDGRSWNGKVGLLVVHTAGRG